The Mobula hypostoma unplaced genomic scaffold, sMobHyp1.1 scaffold_88, whole genome shotgun sequence genome contains a region encoding:
- the LOC134342208 gene encoding probable G-protein coupled receptor 139, with translation MLETFYRVRKIWYMVIAVTGVPVNVVAIVILSRGKCGLSTCTTRYLVAMATADLMTIVFPVILWRVSYYYFPGTFLDITPVCSVISALGEAATDCSVWFTVTFTFDRFVAICCQKQKAKYCTGKTAAVVLTTIGVLLGFKNMANAFVYFPVKVIDNIPWDCITKSDYFTDPGWLGYRWLSTVLRPLIPFVFILMLNALTVRHILVTSRVRKGLRGQSKAENRSDPEMESRRRSVILLLTISGSFIILWSVNVVEFLYSVIAGLDQTEYNGSQCIFQHTGYMLMILSCCTNTFIYGVTQSKFREQFVNAARYPLVSIIQLIHIQII, from the exons ATGCTTGAAACATTTTACCGTGTGAGAAAGATATGGTACATGGTCATTGCCGTTACTGGTGTTCCTG TGAACGttgtggcgattgtgatcctgtcccggggaaagtgcggtctctctacctgcaccactcgctacctggtggccatggcaACGGCGGATCTAATGACCATCGTCTTTCCGGTGATATTGTGGCGGGTCAGTTATTATTACTTCCCTGGGACTTTCCTGGACATCACCCCCGTATGCAGTGTGATCTCTGCCCTGGGAGAGGCAGCCACTGActgttctgtctggttcaccgtcactttTACATTTGATCGGTTTGTCGCCATCTGTTGCCAGAAGCAGAAAGCAAAGTATTGCACCGGGAAAACTGCGGCTGTGGTTCTGACAACAATCGGTGTTTTGCTTGGTTTTAAAAATATGGCCAACGCCTTTGTATATTTTCCTGTGAAAGTGATTGACAATATACCCTGGGACTGTATTACAAAGTCGGATTACTTTACAGATCCCGGCTGGCTGGGATATAGGTGGCTTTCGACAGTTCTAAGGCCATTGATCCCCTTCGTATTTATACTAATGCTCAACGCTCTGACAGTCAGGCACATTTTGGTGACTAGTCGCGTCCGTAAGGGGCTGAGGGGTCAGAGCAAGGCGGAGAACcgcagtgacccggagatggagagcaggaggaggtctgtgaTCTTACTTCTCACCATCTCCGGAAGCTTCATCATCCTGTGGTCGGTGAATGTTGTCGAATTCCTTTATAGCGTCATTGCCGGATTGGATCAAACTGAGTACAATGGCTCTCAATGCATTTTTCAACACACCGGAtacatgctgatgatattaagttGCTGCACAAACACTTTTATTTATGGGGTAACTCAGTCCAAATTCAGAGAGCAGTTCGTCAACGCAGCGAGATATCCACTCGTGTCAATTATTCAATTAATTCATATACAAATTATTTAA